A genomic segment from Ornithorhynchus anatinus isolate Pmale09 chromosome 16, mOrnAna1.pri.v4, whole genome shotgun sequence encodes:
- the NPM3 gene encoding nucleoplasmin-3 — MAASAAAAASLFLDAESRCRGAGSGGPRGAPPPPPPVTMDSFFFGCELNGSTRSFTFKVEEEDDAEHILALTMLCLVEGATDECNVVEVVARNHNNKEIAVPVANLKLSCQPMLSLDDFQLQPPVTFRLKSGSGPVHVTGRHQIVSVQSSDVSDEEEEEEESEEEEELLPIMPAKKQRGRQ; from the exons ATGGCCGcttctgccgccgccgccgcctccctctTCCTCGATGCCGAGTCGCGGtgccggggagcggggagcggcgGCCCGcgcggggccccgccgccgccgcctcccgtcACCATGGACAGCTTCTTCTTCg GTTGCGAGCTCAATGGCAGCACGAGGTCCTTCACCTTCAAGGTAGAAGAGGAGGACGACGCGGAGCACATCCTGGCGCTCACCATG CTGTGCCTTGTGGAAGGTGCCACGGACGAGTGTAATGTCGTGGAGGTGGTGGCTCGCAACCACAACAACAAGGAGATTGCAGTGCCTGTGGCCAACTTGAAACTGTCGTGCCAGCCCATG CTCAGTTTGGACGACTTCCAGCTCCAGCCACCTGTTACTTTCCGCCTGAAGTCTGGCTCTGGCCCTGTCCATGTCACCGGGCGGCACCAGATTG TGTCTGTTCAGAGCAGTGACGTatcagatgaggaggaggaggaggaagaaagcgaagaagaggaggaactgTTGCCCATCATGCCAGCCAAGAAACAGCGCGGGCGGCAGTAA